A genomic region of Halichondria panicea chromosome 5, odHalPani1.1, whole genome shotgun sequence contains the following coding sequences:
- the LOC135335822 gene encoding 2'-5'-oligoadenylate synthase-like protein 1 — protein sequence MARNKDITFDDAMRVVDELAREIKHHRHGLSRVQVLKAGSLGQYTAIPGNFDVDLVVYSESVDPDTVLNEGYTMPLHKLRSFLGGLWRVQLQPPLKMSVSMKYKTFDQQDRELSIDVDVLVSPNWENPADLYNYLQAAKRNGATSNQIFRFSVNASKWQVEFIEKQDDKAKELIRRAKAWRNKEWPEGTDLTGRPKSYLVSILVLKAYELASKQHYGRTIEQRTTALLKQLVKSHLRADIYWVDYYKPGDYPDLFPATLPRIVDPANPANNLHNTGIIGYSRTSHSYYEQGDGNWTQLVGKIESVDLTKTIEQIQA from the exons ATGGCAAGGAACAAGGACATCACGTTTGATGATGCTATGAGAGTTGTAGATGAGCTTGCAAGAGAAATAAAA CATCATAGACATGGCCTGAGCAGAGTCCAGGTACTCAAGGCTGGCTCACTTGGTCAGTACACAGCCATTCCAGGCAACTTCGATGTGGACCTGGTGGTCTACTCAGAGA GTGTGGATCCAGACACTGTCCTAAATGAAGGGTATACTATGCCATTGCACAAACTGCGTAGCTTTTTAGGAGGTCTATGGAGAGTACAACTACAACCACCACTAAAAATGTCTGTGTCAATGAAATACAAGACATTTGACCAGCAAGATCGAGAGCTATCGATAGACGTTGACGTCTTGGTCAGCCCAAACTGGGAGAATCCTGCAGATCTCTATAATTACCTGCAGGCAGCCAAACGTAACGGGGCTACCTCTAATCAAATCTTCCG gtTCTCAGTGAACGCTTCAAAATGGCAGGTTGAATTTATAGAAAAGCAGGATGACAAG GCTAAAGAGCTTATTCGCCGTGCTAAGGcgtggaggaacaaagaatgGCCCGAGGGGACAGACCTCACAGGAAGGCCAAAGAGTTACCTCGTCTCAATTCTGGTGCTTAAAGCTTATGAGCTGGCATCGAAACAGCACTATGGTAGAACCATTGAGCAACG AACAACAGCCCTTTTGAAGCAGTTAGTGAAATCCCACCTAAGAGCTGA tatCTATTGGGTTGACTACTACAAACCAGGGGACTACCCAGACTTGTTTCCAGCCACACTCCCCCGTATCGTTGACCCTGCCAACCCAGCCAACAACCTCCACAACACAGGGATAATTGGATATAGCAGGACATCACACTCGTACTACGAGCAGGGAGACGGCAATTGGACACAGCTGGTTGGGAAAATTGAGTCTGTCGATTTGACCAAAACTATTGAACAGATACAAGCCTGA